The window CATGTGGCCGGCAGCCCTCTGGGAAAAGCTCTACGAGCCGGTGATCCGCAAGGCGGCGGGCCTCGGCAGGGCCTCCTACGAGGCCGATCCCGACACTTACGAGAAATGCTGGGCGCATTGCGATCTGTTGGTGATCGGCGCCGGCCCCGCCGGTCTTGCCGCAGCACTCACCGCCGGCCGCGCCGGTGCGCGCGTCATCCTCGCCGACGAGGGATCCGAACTCGGCGGCAGCCTGCTTTCCGACAGCGGCACCGTCGACGGCAAGCCGGCGGGCGCGCTTCTCGGCGAGCTGCTTGCCGAACTGGCGAGCCTGGAGAACGTGCGCCGTCTGCCGCGCATGACGGTGTTCGGCTGGTACGACGACAATGTCTTCGGTGCGGTCGAACGGGTGCAGAAGCATGTGGCGATGCCCGACCCGGAACGCCCCGTCGAACGGTTGTGGCGCATCGTCGCCCGCCAGGCGATCCTTGCGACCGGCGCCGAAGAGCGGCCGCTCGTCTTCGGCGGCAACGATATTCCCGGTGTGATGATGGCAGGCGCCATGCGCAGCTATCTCAATCGACAAGCGGTCGCGCCCGGCAGAAGCACGGTCATCTTCACCACCAACGATGCCGGATATCGCACCGCCGCCGATCTCGAGGCCGCCGGCCTCGCAGTTGCGGCGATCGTCGACAGCCGCGTGGATGCAGGCGAAAGCTGGCAGGGCCGCGCCGAAGTGCTGAAGGGCGCCAGGCTCATCGATGCGTTTGGCGGCAAGCGCCTGCGCGGCGTCAGCGTCGAAACCGCAACCGGCACCCGTCGGATTGAAGCGGATGCGCTTGCCATGTCGGGCGGCTGGAGCCCGATCATTCATCTTGCCTGCCATCGCGGTGCAAAACCGCAATGGTCGGACGAGGCCTCGGCGTTTCTGGCGCCCGTCCAGCAGGAAGGTCTGGCCGTTGCCGGCTCGGCCGCCGGCCTTGCGCAAACGGCGACCTGCCTCGGGGATGGCGCCGCAAAGGCAGCGGCGGCGCTGAAGGCGATCGGTTTCGCAGCGGCGGAGCCGGCCTTTGCCGCGGCGTCCGAGACGGCTGCACAGGCAAAGCCGCTTTGGTCGATCAAGGGTTCGAAGGGCAAGGCTTTCGTCGATTATCAGAACGACGTGCATCTCAAGGATTTGGGCCTCGCCGTCCGCGAAGGCTACGGCCATGTCGAACTCGCCAAGCGTTACACGACATCAGGCATGGCGACCGACCAGGGCAAGCTTTCCAACATCAACGCCATCGGCATTCTCGCCGAGGCGCGCGGCGTGTCGCCCGCCGAGGTGGGAACGACGACCTTCCGGCCCTTCTATACGCCGGTTTCCTTCGGCGCCTTGACCGGGACATCGCGCGGCAAACATTTCCAGCCGGCCCGCAAATCGCCGCTGCATGGCTGGGCTGAGAAGAACGGCGCGGTCTTCGTCGAAACCGGCCTCTGGTACCGGTCCGCCTGGTTCCCGCGCCCCGGCGAGACGACCTGGCGCGAAAGCGTCGACCGCGAGGTGCTGAACATCCGGAAGAATGCCGGCCTCTGCGACGTCTCGACCTTCGGCAAGATCGAAATATCAGGCAAGGATGCCGCGACCTTCCTCGATCGCATCTATTGCAACGGCTTCGCCAAGCTCGCCGTCGGCAAGGCGCGTTACGGCATCATGCTGCGTGAGGATGGCTTCATTTATGATGACGGCACCACCAGCCGGTTCAGTGACGACCATTTCTTCATGACGACGACGACCGCACTTGCCGCCGGTGTGCTGACCCATCTCGAATTTTGCGCCCAGACGCTCTGGCCGGAACTCGACGTCTGCTTCGCCTCCTCGACCGATCAATGGGCGCAGATGGCCGTCGCCGGGCCGAAGTCGCGTACCATTCTCCAGGAGATCGTCGACGAGGACTTGTCGGATGCGGCCTTCCCCTTCATGAGCGCCCGCAAGGTCTCCCTCTTCGGTGGCCGCCTCGAAGGCCGGCTCTTCCGGATCTCCTTCTCCGGTGAACTCGCCTACGAACTGGCAGTACCGGCCGGCTACGGCGAAGGTGTTGCCGATGCGATCATGTCGGCGGGCGAGAAACATGGCATCTGCGCCTATGGCGCCGAAGCGCTCGGCGTCATGCGCATCGAAAAGGGCCATGTCACCCATGCCGAGATCAACGGCACGGTGACGCCTGGTGATCTCGGTTTCGGCCGCATGGTTTCATCAACCAAGCCGGATTTCATCGGCAAGGCAATGCTTGCCCGCGAAGGACTGCAGGATCCTGAGCGGCCGCGCCTTGTCGGCGTCAAGCCGCTCAATCCGGCAAGCGGCTTCCGCACCGGCTCGCATATTCTTGCCGACGGCGTTGCCGCGACGCTCGAAAACGACCAGGGCTATGTCACATCAAGCGCCTTTTCGCCGGGGCTCGGCCATACGATCGGCCTGGCGCTCGTCAGGCGTGGTCCGGAGCGCATCGGTGAAAAGGTGACGGTCTGGAACGGCCTGCGCAACGAATTCACCGATGCGGTGCTCTGCCATCCCGTCTTCATCGACCCCGAAAACGAGAAGCTCCATGCGTGATCTTCCGCAACACAAACCGGTTCTTGCCGGGGCTGCATATAACGGCATCCCAGGGGCGGACATCCGGCTGGAAGCTTTGCCGGAGGGCCATCTCCTGCATGTGCTCGGCGCAATCGAGCCAACCGCGCTCGCCGCGGAATTGGTGAAAGCAGGCTTTGCGAAAAGTTCGATCCGTAAGGCGGGCTTCCGACAATGGTTCGTCGCCGGCGACGAGCCGCTAGTTCCCGCCAGCCTCGATGCTCTTGTGGCAGCGCTTGCGGGCAAGGCCTTCGTCATGGACCAGAGCCACGGGCGCGTGCGCATCGGCGTTTCCGGCCGTTCTTCGCGGGCGCTGCTCTCAAGGGGGACCGCCGTCGATCTCGATCCTTCCGTCTTCCCGGACGGCCATTCGGCCATGACGATGGTCGGTCATCTCTCGGTGCAGATCGCCCGCACCGGCAATGACAGCTTCGAGCTTACGGTTCTGCGCAGTTTTGCCGAAAGCCTCTGGGACGATCTCGTGCATATGGCGGCGAGCGCTGAAAAGGATAGCGTCTGATAGAGCCGGGTTTCGATCGTTTTTAAGCTGTATGCAGCGCGGCGGCACCGACCCATTCGGGGCGCTCCGCGCCTTGCAATTCTTCGACCGCATCGGCGGCAAAGCTCGGCACGACACCGGTCCACAGCAGTGCGCCATCCGGATTGGAATGACCATCGCCTTCAAGCTTGTAGATGCTTTCGACGATATACTGGCCGTCATTGTTCAGACCCTTGATCTCGGAAATCTCGATCACCCGGCGCCTTCCGGTGCGCTTGAAGCGGGCGATCTGCACGACGACGTCGACCGCCGAGGCGATCTGGGCGCGCAGCGGCCGAAGCGGCATGTCGATATCAGACATCAGCGCCAGCGTTTCCAGCCGGTGCAGGGAGTCATAGGGCGTGTTCGCGTGCACCGTCGAAAGGCTGCCGCTGTGACCTGACGTCATCGCCTGGATCATATCGAGCGCCTCGCCGCCGCGGCACTCACCGACGATGATCCGGTCGGGCCGCATGCGCAGCGACGAGCGGAACAGGTCGCGGATGCTGGCGCCGCCGCGGCCGAAGCGGTCGGGCTTGGTCACTTCGAGATACACCACATGTTCCTTGCGGATCTGCAGTTCGGACGTGTCCTCGATGACGATGATGCGCTCGTGGTCGGCAAAGGCTTCCGACAGCGCGTTCAGCATCGTCGTCTTGCCGGTGCCGGTGCCGCCGGAGATGATGACGTTCTTCTGCAGCCCGACGGCCGCCTGCAGCAGTGACAGCGATTGCTCGGTCAGGCTGCCCTGGGTGACGAGATCGTGGATGCTGCGATGTTCTTTCAGAAAGCGGCGGATGGAGATGCAAAGCCCGGTGCGGGAGGCGGGCGGCTGGATCATCTGCACGCGCGAACCATCCGGCAGACGGGCCTCGACGCTCGGTTCCTCCGGCGTCAACCGCTTGCCTGAGAACTGCGCGATGCTGCGCGCGGCCGATTCCAGGTCTTCACGGCTGGCGAACCGCGTATCGGCGCGTTCGAGCTTGCCTCGCCTTTCGACGAAGATGTCGGATGTGCCGTTGATCAGGATTTCGGACACGCTCGGATCGTCGAGGAGAAAACGGATCGGCCCGAGCAGCTTGTCCAGCGCCCGGGTCAGGACCTGGAAGGTCGCCTGTTCGGCGGCGTCGTCGGAAACGGCCTTCATCAGAGCGGCATCCCGACCAGGACCGTGCTCATGCCGAACAGCGTCGCCATCATCTGAACCGCGGTCGGAAAGAACATCATCAATGGAATGAGGACCAATCCAAGTATTAAGATGCTGCTCATCGTTTCCATCGTTCTCTCTCCGGATCGACTGGCGGGCGATACCCACCATTTGACGAAAGCTTAATCCAGATCATCAAACAACGCCATGGTCGGGCGCCGCGCAGGCAGCGATTCCGACCGCGGTACGCCGTTTCTTCTATCGCTTTGAAAGAATTGGCCAATTATGGAGCAGTAGACGAAGCCTCGTGCGGCCGTCAAAAACTTCATCTACGCCGGTAAAACTGTAGCCTGTTCAAAAGCTTAGTTGAAAAGATCCGGCGTCAACTGCGATTTTGCAGCCGATGCCTCCAAGACAATTGGAACCCTTCGTTTCGTTTGCTTGACGGAGGGCTGGCCTTGGGCGCACTCTTGGGTCTTAATGGTGTTGCTCAACAAACGTTGGCCGCCGGGGAAGAAAAGCTGAAGCAGAAAATATCATTGGAACGAGCAACATACTCGTTCGGATCGATAGCGCATGCTTGGTTCATCTTCACCACGGCTTAGATCCGAAACAAACCTGGGAATGAGGAGTACTCACATGTTTGGTAAACTCAAGACTCTCGCAATTGCACTTCACAAGGACGAGCGCGGCGACATGGCCCAGATCGTCCTGGCCGTCGCCCTGATCGTCATTCCGCTGATGCTGATCCTGCTCGCATTC of the Rhizobium brockwellii genome contains:
- a CDS encoding sarcosine oxidase subunit gamma is translated as MRDLPQHKPVLAGAAYNGIPGADIRLEALPEGHLLHVLGAIEPTALAAELVKAGFAKSSIRKAGFRQWFVAGDEPLVPASLDALVAALAGKAFVMDQSHGRVRIGVSGRSSRALLSRGTAVDLDPSVFPDGHSAMTMVGHLSVQIARTGNDSFELTVLRSFAESLWDDLVHMAASAEKDSV
- a CDS encoding CpaF family protein, which translates into the protein MVGIARQSIRRENDGNDEQHLNTWIGPHSIDDVLSDRGSDDGDAVRHEHGPGRDAALMKAVSDDAAEQATFQVLTRALDKLLGPIRFLLDDPSVSEILINGTSDIFVERRGKLERADTRFASREDLESAARSIAQFSGKRLTPEEPSVEARLPDGSRVQMIQPPASRTGLCISIRRFLKEHRSIHDLVTQGSLTEQSLSLLQAAVGLQKNVIISGGTGTGKTTMLNALSEAFADHERIIVIEDTSELQIRKEHVVYLEVTKPDRFGRGGASIRDLFRSSLRMRPDRIIVGECRGGEALDMIQAMTSGHSGSLSTVHANTPYDSLHRLETLALMSDIDMPLRPLRAQIASAVDVVVQIARFKRTGRRRVIEISEIKGLNNDGQYIVESIYKLEGDGHSNPDGALLWTGVVPSFAADAVEELQGAERPEWVGAAALHTA
- a CDS encoding sarcosine oxidase subunit alpha family protein; translated protein: MTSFRLSSGGRIDRATTLGFNFDGRPLEGHPGDTLASALLANGVQLVGRSFKYHRPRGILTAGAAEPNALVTTGSGGRTEPNTRATMIELYQGLTAKSQNRWPSLSFDVGAVNGLLSPFLSAGFYYKTFMWPAALWEKLYEPVIRKAAGLGRASYEADPDTYEKCWAHCDLLVIGAGPAGLAAALTAGRAGARVILADEGSELGGSLLSDSGTVDGKPAGALLGELLAELASLENVRRLPRMTVFGWYDDNVFGAVERVQKHVAMPDPERPVERLWRIVARQAILATGAEERPLVFGGNDIPGVMMAGAMRSYLNRQAVAPGRSTVIFTTNDAGYRTAADLEAAGLAVAAIVDSRVDAGESWQGRAEVLKGARLIDAFGGKRLRGVSVETATGTRRIEADALAMSGGWSPIIHLACHRGAKPQWSDEASAFLAPVQQEGLAVAGSAAGLAQTATCLGDGAAKAAAALKAIGFAAAEPAFAAASETAAQAKPLWSIKGSKGKAFVDYQNDVHLKDLGLAVREGYGHVELAKRYTTSGMATDQGKLSNINAIGILAEARGVSPAEVGTTTFRPFYTPVSFGALTGTSRGKHFQPARKSPLHGWAEKNGAVFVETGLWYRSAWFPRPGETTWRESVDREVLNIRKNAGLCDVSTFGKIEISGKDAATFLDRIYCNGFAKLAVGKARYGIMLREDGFIYDDGTTSRFSDDHFFMTTTTALAAGVLTHLEFCAQTLWPELDVCFASSTDQWAQMAVAGPKSRTILQEIVDEDLSDAAFPFMSARKVSLFGGRLEGRLFRISFSGELAYELAVPAGYGEGVADAIMSAGEKHGICAYGAEALGVMRIEKGHVTHAEINGTVTPGDLGFGRMVSSTKPDFIGKAMLAREGLQDPERPRLVGVKPLNPASGFRTGSHILADGVAATLENDQGYVTSSAFSPGLGHTIGLALVRRGPERIGEKVTVWNGLRNEFTDAVLCHPVFIDPENEKLHA